In a single window of the Drosophila subpulchrella strain 33 F10 #4 breed RU33 chromosome X, RU_Dsub_v1.1 Primary Assembly, whole genome shotgun sequence genome:
- the LOC119557824 gene encoding probable cytochrome P450 4s3, whose amino-acid sequence MSTLALLAFALWALFLRYLPNILNFLRLQRFAKTLPGPTIGELIANVKKGEILNWLKELREKHGSVFRIWFGKDLMVMFTDPEDIKQLLGNNQLLTKSRNYELLEPWLGKGLLTNGGESWHRRRKLLTPGFHFRILGEFKEPMEENCRILVRRLKTRADGESFDIYPYITLFALDAICETAMGIKKHAQLQSDSEYVQAVQSICRVMHKQSFSFWQRLNVFFKHSKPGKEREAALKVLHNETNRVIRLRREQLIQERAESRPEAEQDDVGAKRRLAFLDMLLLTQMEGGAELSDTDIREEVDTFMFEGHDTTSSAIAFALSLLSKNPDVQQRAFEEASELEGREKESMPYLEAVIKETLRIYPAVPFFSRKVLEDLQVGKLTVPKGASISCLIYMLHRDPNNFPDPERFDPDRFLLNEKQMHPFAFAAFSAGPRNCIGQKFAMLELKTTLSMLLRSYRFLPDEDHHPKPLAELVTKSGNGIRLRILSRDQNETSA is encoded by the exons ATGAGCACCCTGGCACTGCTGGCATTCGCCCTTTGGGCACTTTTCCTGCGCTACCTGCCGAACATCCTGAATTTCCTCAGGTTGCAAAGATTTGCGAAAACCCTGCCGGGTCCAACGATTGGTGAACTGATTGCCAATGTTAAGAAAGGGG AGATTCTCAACTGGCTGAAGGAGCTGCGGGAGAAGCATGGCTCGGTGTTTCGCATCTGGTTCGGCAAGGATCTGATGGTGATGTTCACGGATCCGGAGGACATCAAGCAGCTGCTGGGCAACAATCAGCTGCTGACCAAGTCGCGGAACTACGAGCTGCTGGAGCCCTGGCTGGGCAAGGGTCTGCTGACGAATGGCGGCGAGTCCTGGCACCGCCGCCGGAAGCTGCTCACGCCGGGCTTCCACTTCCGCATCCTTGGCGAGTTCAAGGAGCCCATGGAGGAGAACTGCCGCATCCTGGTGCGTCGCCTGAAGACCCGGGCCGATGGCGAGTCCTTCGACATCTATCCCTACATCACCCTGTTCGCCCTGGACGCCATCTGTGAAACGGCCATGGGCATCAAGAAGCACGCCCAGCTGCAGAGCGACTCGGAATACGTGCAGGCGGTTCAATC TATCTGTCGGGTGATGCACAAGCAGAGCTTTTCGTTCTGGCAGCGGCTCAATGTGTTCTTCAAGCACTCGAAGCCCGGAAAGGAGCGCGAGGCGGCCCTGAAGGTCCTGCACAACGAGACCAACCGGGTGATCCGGCTGCGCAGGGAGCAGCTGATCCAGGAGCGCGCCGAATCCCGCCCGGAGGCGGAGCAGGACGACGTGGGTGCCAAGCGGCGACTGGCCTTCCTCGACATGCTGCTGCTCACCCAAATGGAGGGCGGGGCGGAGCTGAGCGACACGGACATCCGCGAGGAGGTGGACACCTTTATGTTCGAGGGTCACGACACCACCAGCTCGGCCATCGCCTTCGCCCTAAGTTTGCTCTCGAAGAACCCCGATGTGCAGCAGCGCGCCTTCGAGGAGGCCAGCGAACTGGAGGGCAGGGAGAAGGAATCGATGCCCTATCTGGAGGCGGTGATCAAGGAGACGCTGCGCATCTACCCCGCGGTGCCGTTCTTCTCGCGGAAGGTCCTTGAGGATCTGCAGGTGGGCAAGCTGACGGTGCCCAAGGGAGCCTCGATTAGCTGCCTCATCTACATGCTCCACCGCGATCCCAACAACTTCCCCGATCCGGAGCGATTCGATCCCGATCGCTTTCTGCTCAACGAGAAGCAAATGCATCCGTTCGCCTTCGCTGCTTTCAGCGCAGGTCCCAGGAACTGCATAG GtcaaaagtttgccatgcTGGAGTTGAAGACCACGCTGTCGATGCTGCTGAGGAGCTATCGCTTTTTGCCCGACGAAGATCA